From Micromonospora rhizosphaerae, the proteins below share one genomic window:
- a CDS encoding AAA family ATPase: MNTNEPLGQAEAQGFATLAARLAENVNTVVLGKPEVVRLALTALFAQGHLLLEDVPGVGKTTLARAIAATVKGQWRRIQFTPDLLPSDVSGVTIFNQATRAFEFQAGPVFANIVIADEINRASPKTQSALLEVMEERTVTVDGVPHPVPQPFLVVATQNPVEMDGTYRLPEAQLDRFLMKLSVGYPDEAVEVEVLRGATVRSPETLSAVTDTATLGEMVRMARRVHIAEPLYTYAVRVAAATRSHPQVRVGVSPRGVIALTRAACAYALIDGRGWIMPEDLKTLAEPVFAHRLLLTPDAQVRGVTAVEVLRQAVASVPVPLPTGQPAPVHG; this comes from the coding sequence GTGAACACCAACGAACCGCTCGGCCAGGCGGAGGCGCAGGGCTTCGCCACCCTCGCCGCCCGGCTGGCCGAGAACGTCAACACGGTCGTGCTGGGCAAGCCGGAGGTGGTCCGGCTGGCGCTGACCGCCCTCTTCGCCCAGGGGCACCTCCTGCTCGAGGACGTGCCCGGGGTCGGCAAGACCACCCTCGCGCGGGCGATCGCGGCCACGGTCAAGGGCCAGTGGCGGCGGATCCAGTTCACCCCGGACCTGCTCCCCTCGGACGTCTCCGGGGTGACCATCTTCAACCAGGCCACCCGGGCGTTCGAGTTCCAGGCGGGGCCGGTCTTCGCCAACATCGTCATCGCCGACGAGATCAACCGGGCGTCGCCGAAGACCCAGTCGGCGCTGCTGGAGGTGATGGAGGAGCGGACCGTCACGGTGGACGGCGTACCGCATCCGGTGCCGCAGCCGTTCCTGGTGGTGGCCACCCAGAACCCGGTGGAGATGGACGGCACCTACCGGCTTCCGGAGGCCCAGCTCGACCGCTTCCTGATGAAGCTCTCGGTCGGCTACCCGGACGAGGCGGTCGAGGTGGAGGTGCTGCGCGGGGCCACCGTCCGCTCTCCCGAGACGCTGAGCGCGGTCACCGACACCGCAACTCTCGGCGAGATGGTCCGGATGGCCCGCCGGGTGCACATCGCCGAGCCGCTCTACACGTACGCGGTGCGGGTGGCCGCGGCCACCCGTAGCCATCCGCAGGTGCGGGTCGGGGTCAGCCCCCGGGGTGTGATCGCGCTGACCCGGGCCGCCTGCGCGTACGCCCTGATCGACGGCCGGGGCTGGATCATGCCGGAGGACCTGAAGACCCTCGCCGAGCCGGTCTTCGCGCACCGGCTGCTGCTCACCCCGGACGCGCAGGTGCGCGGGGTGACCGCCGTCGAGGTGCTGCGCCAGGCGGTCGCCTCCGTGCCGGTACCGCTCCCCACCGGCCAGCCCGCCCCGGTGCACGGCTGA
- a CDS encoding LLM class F420-dependent oxidoreductase, with the protein MTVPLSGIPLADHAAVYAALDRAGFTDVWSSEVAGTDAFTPLALAAAWQPRLRLGTAITPVFTRGPGLLAMSAAALAEAAPGRFALGIGASSPVLVRDWNAMRFDEPFRRTRDMLRFLRAALRGETVDEAYDTFTVRRFTLERPPAVPPPVLLAALRPGMLRLAAVEADGVILNWLAADDVARAVAELGERRPGFAVVARIFVCPTEDAGHARALARRLITGYLTVPAYAAFHRWLGRESVLGPMWEAWATGDRRGAAAAVPDEVVDALVLHGSPERCRAQVRRYAEAGVDVPVMALLPTPELAAGGAAALATLIPRLGIADADGS; encoded by the coding sequence ATGACCGTGCCGTTGAGCGGGATCCCGCTCGCCGATCACGCCGCGGTCTATGCGGCCCTCGATCGGGCCGGCTTCACCGACGTCTGGTCGTCGGAGGTGGCCGGGACGGACGCGTTCACCCCGCTGGCGCTCGCCGCCGCCTGGCAGCCCCGGCTGCGCCTCGGCACCGCGATCACCCCGGTCTTCACCCGGGGGCCCGGGCTGCTGGCGATGAGCGCCGCCGCCCTCGCCGAAGCAGCACCTGGGCGCTTCGCCCTCGGCATCGGCGCCTCCTCACCGGTGCTGGTGCGGGACTGGAACGCGATGCGGTTCGACGAGCCGTTCCGCCGTACCCGCGACATGCTGCGATTCCTCCGCGCGGCGCTGCGCGGGGAGACCGTCGACGAGGCCTACGACACCTTCACCGTGCGCCGGTTCACCCTGGAGCGCCCGCCGGCCGTGCCGCCCCCGGTCCTGCTGGCCGCGCTGCGCCCCGGGATGCTGCGGCTCGCCGCGGTCGAGGCCGACGGGGTGATCCTCAACTGGCTCGCCGCCGACGACGTCGCGCGGGCGGTGGCCGAGCTGGGCGAGCGTCGGCCGGGCTTCGCCGTCGTCGCCCGGATCTTCGTCTGCCCGACCGAGGACGCCGGGCACGCCCGGGCGCTGGCCCGCCGGCTGATCACCGGCTATCTGACCGTGCCGGCGTACGCGGCCTTCCACCGCTGGCTCGGCCGGGAGTCGGTGCTCGGGCCGATGTGGGAGGCCTGGGCGACCGGGGACCGGCGGGGCGCCGCCGCGGCCGTACCGGACGAGGTGGTCGACGCGCTGGTGCTGCACGGCTCGCCCGAGCGGTGCCGGGCACAGGTGCGCCGCTACGCCGAGGCCGGCGTCGACGTACCGGTGATGGCGTTGCTGCCCACCCCGGAGCTGGCCGCCGGGGGCGCCGCGGCGCTGGCCACGCTGATCCCCCGACTGGGGATCGCCGACGCGGACGGGAGTTGA
- a CDS encoding SDR family oxidoreductase has translation MNLTDRVAVITGGAGGIGAALARRFAAEGAAAVVLVDLDADAGRAVAEGIGPVAHAKAVDVTDEGQVRALVEETERRYGRIDLFCANAGVATGGGAEAPDADWDRAWRVNVLAHVYAARAALPAMLRRGQGYLLFTCSAAGVLTAVGDAPYTATKHAAVGFAEWLSITYRDSGIRVSALCPQGVDTPMLADGLAAGHLGARVIAASGAVLTPDQVADATIAGLAEERFLILPHPEVATYARRRAEDPDGWQAGLRKLVRRLRAADGQ, from the coding sequence ATGAACCTGACCGACCGGGTGGCCGTGATCACCGGCGGCGCGGGCGGCATCGGTGCCGCGCTGGCCCGCCGGTTCGCCGCCGAGGGCGCCGCCGCGGTCGTCCTCGTCGACCTGGACGCCGACGCGGGCCGCGCGGTCGCCGAGGGCATCGGCCCGGTCGCGCACGCCAAGGCCGTGGACGTGACCGACGAGGGGCAGGTCCGCGCCCTGGTCGAGGAGACCGAGCGACGGTACGGCCGGATCGATCTGTTCTGCGCCAACGCGGGGGTGGCCACCGGTGGGGGAGCGGAGGCGCCCGACGCCGACTGGGACCGGGCCTGGCGGGTGAACGTCCTCGCCCACGTCTACGCCGCCCGGGCGGCGCTGCCGGCGATGCTCCGCCGCGGCCAGGGGTACCTGCTCTTCACCTGCTCGGCGGCGGGCGTGCTCACCGCGGTCGGCGACGCCCCGTACACGGCGACCAAGCACGCGGCGGTCGGCTTCGCCGAGTGGCTCTCCATCACCTACCGGGACTCCGGGATCCGGGTCAGCGCCCTCTGCCCCCAGGGTGTGGACACGCCGATGCTCGCCGACGGGCTCGCCGCCGGCCACCTCGGCGCCCGGGTGATCGCCGCGTCCGGTGCGGTGCTCACCCCCGACCAGGTCGCCGACGCGACGATCGCCGGGTTGGCCGAGGAACGCTTCCTGATCCTGCCCCACCCGGAGGTCGCCACCTACGCCCGGCGGCGCGCCGAGGACCCGGACGGCTGGCAGGCCGGCCTGCGCAAGCTCGTCCGCCGGCTGCGCGCCGCCGACGGTCAGTAG
- a CDS encoding DUF3488 and transglutaminase-like domain-containing protein, producing the protein MTMIALAGVALGRVYAGPLLTRLVLGAALGSVLVSVAARRLPSWLVAPLSVLALAGWTGLSLRLAAAHADLPGSLAEVTADAARNAIPRLLTAMIPMEPAPDTVLVPLVAAWLAGLAGAEVALRAGRVLLGYLPPVLLYAGALYVVGPNAEPAVWPTVAFAAVAAAGLAVPARQDPAGTDPAAGLAPAVRAAVRARLVAVTAAGVAAVIGFAALLAPVVAGRVDERPVDPRRYVEPPQVESLDENPLIRISGWALSPDQKLLEVSTEEGASGPDQGGLRIRLAVLSDYDGVTWRVGATYRNAGRILPAAEPAPGGTVDTVRQQITVADLSGRLLPAVATPREVTGARVAYDPATGTLIRPEGLSPGLRYTVTSARERPDANLLATANVPAGDAVARVLRVADGAPEQLRRLAAQLADSNGAPYARAAAIEEFLAEHYRVTADAPSGHAYPNLAFFLFGPRNGGGQRGTSEQFAAAFAVLGRLAGLPTRVVVGFEPKGDGPVRAVDAFAWPEVLFEGIGWVPFDPMPRPDSEPRPVEEDFRPTPEDPPPSEVPEPTLEPTATPPAAAPEPASGRHGVSTPVLVGGGTGGLVLLVGLVLLTLGTLRRSQTRARLDRGDPGQRIAGAWREVTDALRLAGRPVGGDLAASEVAERARHAIVEARAAMAADRTRAPEGAGTPDVPARDGGSNGRGPTDAGEPAGGGAGPRDADVAELARLLNQVAFALGTATLEQAERAAGVAEDYVAVLRAARPWWRRLLWSVHPGPLRWRR; encoded by the coding sequence ATGACCATGATCGCCCTGGCCGGCGTTGCGCTGGGCCGGGTATACGCCGGGCCGCTGCTGACCCGGCTGGTCCTCGGCGCCGCGCTCGGCTCGGTGCTGGTCAGCGTCGCCGCCCGACGGCTGCCCTCCTGGCTGGTCGCCCCGCTGTCGGTGCTCGCCCTGGCCGGCTGGACGGGGCTGTCGCTACGGCTGGCCGCCGCGCACGCCGACCTGCCGGGGAGCCTGGCCGAGGTGACGGCGGACGCCGCCCGCAACGCCATCCCCCGGCTGTTGACCGCGATGATCCCGATGGAGCCGGCCCCGGACACCGTGCTGGTGCCGCTGGTCGCCGCCTGGCTGGCCGGGCTGGCCGGGGCGGAGGTGGCGCTGCGGGCCGGGCGGGTGCTGCTCGGCTACCTGCCGCCCGTGCTGCTCTACGCCGGCGCGCTCTACGTGGTGGGCCCGAACGCCGAGCCGGCGGTCTGGCCGACGGTCGCGTTCGCCGCGGTCGCCGCAGCCGGCCTGGCAGTCCCCGCCCGGCAGGACCCTGCGGGCACCGATCCCGCCGCCGGCCTCGCCCCGGCGGTACGCGCGGCGGTCCGGGCCCGCCTGGTCGCCGTCACCGCGGCCGGCGTGGCGGCGGTGATCGGCTTCGCCGCCCTGCTCGCCCCGGTGGTGGCCGGTCGGGTCGACGAGCGCCCGGTGGACCCCCGCCGGTACGTCGAGCCGCCACAGGTCGAGTCGTTGGACGAGAACCCGCTGATCCGGATCTCCGGCTGGGCGCTGAGCCCGGACCAGAAGCTGCTGGAGGTCTCCACCGAGGAGGGCGCGAGCGGGCCGGACCAGGGCGGCCTCCGGATCCGGCTGGCCGTGCTCAGCGACTACGACGGGGTGACCTGGCGAGTCGGGGCCACCTACCGCAATGCCGGGCGGATCCTGCCCGCCGCCGAGCCGGCTCCGGGCGGCACCGTCGACACGGTCCGCCAGCAGATCACCGTGGCCGACCTGTCCGGGCGGCTGCTCCCCGCCGTCGCCACCCCCCGCGAGGTCACCGGCGCCCGGGTGGCGTACGACCCGGCGACCGGGACCCTGATCCGCCCGGAGGGGCTCAGCCCGGGGTTGCGCTACACGGTCACCTCGGCCCGGGAGCGTCCCGACGCGAACCTGCTCGCCACGGCGAACGTGCCGGCCGGGGACGCGGTGGCCCGGGTGCTGCGGGTGGCCGACGGGGCGCCGGAGCAGCTGCGCCGGCTCGCCGCCCAGCTCGCCGATTCCAACGGCGCGCCGTACGCCCGGGCCGCCGCGATCGAGGAGTTCCTGGCCGAGCATTACCGGGTCACCGCGGACGCGCCGAGCGGGCACGCGTACCCGAACCTGGCCTTCTTCCTCTTCGGACCGCGCAACGGCGGCGGGCAGCGGGGCACCTCGGAGCAGTTCGCGGCGGCGTTCGCGGTGCTGGGCCGGCTGGCCGGCCTGCCCACCCGGGTGGTGGTGGGCTTCGAGCCCAAGGGTGACGGTCCGGTTCGGGCCGTGGACGCGTTCGCCTGGCCGGAGGTGCTCTTCGAGGGAATCGGCTGGGTGCCGTTCGACCCGATGCCCCGGCCGGACTCCGAGCCTCGCCCGGTCGAAGAGGACTTCCGTCCCACCCCCGAGGACCCGCCCCCGTCGGAGGTGCCCGAGCCGACCCTGGAACCCACCGCGACGCCCCCGGCGGCCGCACCCGAGCCGGCGAGCGGTCGGCACGGCGTGTCGACGCCGGTCCTGGTGGGCGGCGGCACCGGTGGGCTGGTGCTGCTGGTCGGGCTGGTGCTGCTCACCCTGGGCACGCTGCGCCGGTCGCAGACCCGGGCCCGGCTCGACCGGGGTGACCCCGGCCAGCGCATCGCCGGCGCCTGGCGGGAGGTGACCGACGCGCTGCGGCTGGCCGGACGGCCGGTCGGCGGCGACCTGGCCGCCAGCGAGGTGGCCGAGCGCGCCCGCCACGCCATTGTGGAGGCCCGCGCGGCGATGGCGGCCGACCGGACGCGGGCCCCGGAGGGGGCCGGGACGCCGGACGTCCCGGCGCGGGACGGGGGATCGAACGGCCGGGGCCCGACGGACGCGGGCGAGCCGGCGGGCGGCGGCGCGGGGCCGCGGGACGCCGACGTGGCGGAGCTGGCCCGCCTGCTCAACCAGGTCGCCTTCGCCCTCGGCACGGCGACTCTCGAACAGGCGGAGCGGGCGGCGGGCGTCGCCGAGGACTATGTGGCCGTACTGCGGGCGGCCCGCCCGTGGTGGCGGCGGCTGCTCTGGTCGGTGCACCCGGGCCCGCTGCGCTGGCGCCGCTGA
- a CDS encoding fibronectin type III domain-containing protein, which translates to MATIEDVASTGTETPRRRIRMRGGLVTIGTVAALLAAMGLTVLGLGAADNAVANYDASSWLWSTTRSEMARVNGVTARVDTRVEIPGARRHQMQVTQTDRLLILRDLNTGQVSSLDLATLQITATTPTSPGLGVNVVLHEDAAFVVDAVQGIVRQLDPRSLTPVGEPVRYPPGITGGSFDGEGRLWIAVPGEGTVSAITAAELPATPGAAPRAGTGLSPKQVETYDVTEPSHELVVSTLDDGVAVLDRTSATLVTVQAGRTQRANLTMAGPGTLPARTSGPQVPVTVASERRVHVVRDGSEVRQFTVPGAGDRLSPAVAWAGRFYCADETTGTVYSFDANGQLVDTIKGKSSGPLELEVRENHLFINAPNSAIARVVDDKNRVREVNKYANDVLGGDPPPAPPPPPPPKPKVGKPSAPRGVTAAAGNASARVRWRPAAANGSAIIRYVVEGAGTRHEVGANQRSVEITGLTNGETYRFSVHAVNAKGAGPARRSNPVVPTAAVPDPPASVTAEARPDGTVLVKWPAANGQGNTIARYAVTATSAGTNAPAGESTKTELVVPAGELAYGTQYAFTVVAVNDRGAGSAASPVSNTVVPFAAPGQPADLRATTVADRPGTIAVRWSPAVENGRPVTKYLVDVAGRISEVTDTRTTVGGLGNGQNVTVKVKAVNEAGPGPEAFTTARTVAAPRVTVTGSSADATSVTVTFTVDAGGGNVTCSAATGGRTASGSCSSLRVTGLTPGTAYTVTVTATNAAGRGTATRAQSTDPLYGIATCNNGPSGDQRTYCDADVDGRNGNEIFSVPQQINAKQVGWAKPGTRLRAYCKKQGENIDSWIYNNQKQSTWWVQVEYSGRNYIPWAWLNLEGGDNINLLPTC; encoded by the coding sequence GTGGCCACCATCGAGGACGTCGCGAGCACCGGAACGGAGACCCCCCGGCGCCGCATCCGGATGCGGGGCGGACTGGTCACCATCGGCACCGTGGCCGCTTTGCTGGCCGCGATGGGGCTGACCGTCCTCGGGCTCGGCGCCGCCGACAACGCGGTCGCCAACTACGACGCGAGCTCCTGGTTGTGGAGCACCACCCGCAGCGAGATGGCCCGGGTCAACGGGGTCACCGCGCGGGTCGACACCCGGGTGGAGATCCCCGGCGCCCGTCGGCACCAGATGCAGGTCACCCAGACCGACCGGCTGCTGATCCTGCGCGACCTCAACACCGGCCAGGTCAGCTCGCTGGACCTGGCCACCCTCCAGATCACCGCGACCACCCCGACCAGCCCCGGGTTGGGCGTCAACGTCGTGCTGCACGAGGACGCGGCGTTCGTGGTCGACGCGGTGCAGGGCATCGTCCGGCAGCTCGACCCGCGCTCGCTGACGCCGGTCGGCGAGCCGGTGCGCTATCCGCCGGGCATCACCGGCGGGTCGTTCGACGGCGAGGGTCGACTGTGGATCGCGGTGCCCGGCGAGGGCACGGTCTCGGCGATCACCGCCGCCGAGCTGCCCGCCACGCCGGGCGCGGCGCCGCGAGCCGGTACGGGGCTCAGCCCGAAGCAGGTCGAGACGTACGACGTCACCGAGCCCAGCCACGAACTGGTGGTCTCCACCCTGGACGACGGTGTCGCGGTGCTCGACCGCACCTCCGCCACGCTGGTGACGGTGCAGGCGGGGCGGACGCAGCGGGCCAACCTGACGATGGCCGGTCCGGGGACTCTGCCGGCGCGGACCAGCGGGCCGCAGGTACCGGTGACCGTGGCCAGCGAACGGCGGGTGCACGTGGTCCGCGACGGCAGCGAGGTGCGGCAGTTCACCGTGCCCGGCGCGGGTGACCGCCTCAGCCCGGCGGTCGCCTGGGCCGGCCGGTTCTACTGCGCCGACGAGACGACCGGCACCGTCTACTCCTTCGACGCCAACGGGCAACTGGTGGACACCATCAAGGGCAAGAGCAGTGGGCCGTTGGAGCTGGAGGTGCGGGAGAACCACCTCTTCATCAACGCGCCCAACTCGGCGATCGCCCGCGTGGTCGACGACAAGAACCGGGTCCGCGAGGTCAACAAGTACGCCAACGACGTCCTCGGCGGCGATCCACCGCCCGCTCCCCCGCCGCCGCCCCCGCCGAAGCCCAAAGTGGGCAAGCCGAGCGCGCCCCGCGGCGTCACCGCCGCGGCGGGCAACGCGTCGGCCCGGGTGCGCTGGCGGCCGGCCGCCGCGAACGGTTCCGCGATCATCCGGTACGTCGTGGAGGGCGCCGGCACGCGCCACGAGGTGGGCGCCAACCAGCGCTCGGTGGAGATCACCGGACTGACCAACGGCGAGACGTACCGGTTCTCCGTGCACGCGGTGAACGCCAAGGGCGCCGGGCCGGCCCGGCGGAGCAACCCGGTCGTCCCGACCGCCGCCGTGCCGGATCCGCCGGCCAGCGTCACCGCCGAGGCCCGGCCCGACGGCACGGTGCTGGTCAAATGGCCGGCGGCCAACGGCCAGGGCAACACCATCGCCAGGTACGCGGTCACCGCCACCTCGGCCGGCACCAACGCCCCCGCCGGCGAGTCGACGAAGACGGAGCTGGTGGTGCCGGCCGGCGAGCTGGCGTACGGCACCCAGTACGCCTTCACCGTGGTCGCCGTCAACGACAGGGGCGCCGGATCGGCGGCCTCCCCGGTGAGCAACACCGTCGTGCCGTTCGCCGCCCCCGGCCAACCGGCGGACCTGCGGGCAACCACGGTGGCCGACCGGCCGGGCACCATCGCGGTGCGGTGGTCGCCGGCGGTGGAGAACGGCCGCCCGGTGACGAAGTACCTGGTCGATGTGGCCGGCAGGATCAGCGAGGTGACCGACACCCGGACCACGGTCGGCGGCCTCGGCAACGGGCAGAACGTGACGGTGAAGGTGAAGGCGGTCAACGAGGCCGGCCCTGGCCCGGAGGCGTTCACCACCGCCCGCACGGTCGCCGCGCCCCGGGTCACCGTGACCGGCTCGTCGGCCGACGCGACCTCGGTGACCGTGACGTTCACCGTGGACGCGGGCGGCGGAAACGTGACCTGCTCGGCCGCCACGGGCGGGAGGACCGCCAGCGGCAGCTGCTCCAGCCTGCGGGTGACCGGCCTGACGCCGGGAACGGCGTACACGGTGACGGTGACCGCGACCAACGCCGCGGGCAGGGGCACCGCGACCCGGGCCCAGTCCACCGACCCGCTCTACGGCATCGCCACGTGCAACAACGGGCCGTCCGGCGACCAGCGCACCTACTGTGACGCGGACGTGGACGGGCGCAACGGCAACGAGATCTTCTCCGTGCCGCAGCAGATCAACGCCAAGCAGGTCGGCTGGGCGAAGCCGGGCACCCGGCTGCGGGCCTACTGCAAGAAGCAGGGGGAGAACATCGACTCCTGGATCTACAACAATCAGAAGCAGAGCACCTGGTGGGTGCAGGTCGAGTACTCCGGGCGGAACTACATCCCGTGGGCCTGGCTCAACCTGGAGGGCGGCGACAACATCAACCTGCTGCCCACCTGCTGA
- the tnpB gene encoding IS607 family element RNA-guided endonuclease TnpB — protein MADRVRLSVVQAYRFALDLTPRQERAVLAHAGAARVAHNWTLARVKAVMDQRAAERTYGIDEADLTPTQGWSLPALRKSWNAAKSDVAPWWAECSKEAYNTGLDALARALKNWSDSRSGKRAGRPVGFPRFKSRRRSTPSVRFTTGAIRVEPDRKHVVLPRLGRLKLHESARKLARRLDAGTARILSATVRRDGGRWFVAFCVEVDRAARTPNQPQVVVGVDLGVRHLAVLSTGEVEPNPRHLDAAGRRLRRLARRASRRVGPDRRTGRRASKRWERARAQLGRAHARVANLRRDGLHKLTTRLAREFGTIVVEDLNVAGMLRNRRLARCIADAGFAELRRQLAYKTGWNGGRLVVADRWYPSSKTCSGCGAVKTKLALFERTYTCAMCGLVLDRDVNAARNLAALAVTVAGSGSETRNGRGADRKTRPGGPVAVKRQPGTAKAGKTGTVPPQGRTSNHVPAYAS, from the coding sequence GTGGCGGACCGGGTGCGGTTGAGTGTCGTGCAGGCGTATCGGTTCGCGTTGGACCTGACGCCCCGGCAGGAGCGGGCGGTGCTGGCGCATGCGGGGGCGGCGCGGGTGGCGCACAACTGGACGCTGGCGCGGGTGAAGGCGGTAATGGATCAGCGGGCCGCCGAACGCACTTACGGCATCGACGAGGCGGACCTGACCCCGACGCAGGGCTGGTCGCTGCCGGCGCTGCGCAAGTCGTGGAACGCGGCGAAGTCCGATGTGGCGCCGTGGTGGGCGGAGTGCTCCAAGGAGGCGTACAACACGGGCCTGGACGCGCTGGCTAGGGCGTTGAAGAACTGGTCCGACTCGCGTTCGGGTAAACGTGCAGGACGCCCGGTCGGGTTCCCCCGGTTCAAGTCACGCCGCCGGTCGACTCCGTCGGTGCGGTTCACCACCGGGGCCATCCGTGTCGAGCCGGACCGTAAGCATGTGGTGTTGCCCCGGCTGGGCCGGTTGAAGCTGCACGAGTCGGCTCGCAAGCTCGCCCGCCGCCTCGACGCGGGCACCGCCCGGATCTTGTCCGCGACGGTGCGCCGCGACGGTGGCCGCTGGTTCGTGGCGTTCTGCGTCGAAGTCGACCGCGCCGCACGTACGCCAAACCAGCCACAAGTGGTGGTCGGCGTGGACCTGGGTGTGAGGCATCTGGCGGTGCTGTCCACCGGTGAGGTGGAGCCCAACCCGCGCCACCTGGACGCCGCCGGCCGCCGGTTGCGGCGTCTGGCCCGGCGCGCATCTCGCCGGGTCGGCCCCGACCGGCGCACCGGGCGGCGGGCGTCGAAGCGGTGGGAGCGGGCGCGCGCCCAGCTCGGCCGGGCGCACGCGCGGGTGGCGAACCTGCGCCGTGACGGCCTGCACAAGCTGACCACCCGACTGGCGCGCGAGTTCGGCACCATCGTGGTCGAGGACCTGAACGTGGCCGGGATGCTGCGCAACCGCAGGTTGGCCAGGTGCATCGCTGACGCCGGGTTCGCCGAACTGCGCCGGCAACTGGCGTACAAGACCGGGTGGAATGGCGGGCGGCTGGTGGTGGCTGACCGCTGGTATCCGTCCTCGAAGACCTGTTCGGGCTGCGGCGCGGTGAAAACCAAACTCGCCCTGTTCGAGCGCACGTACACCTGCGCCATGTGTGGTCTGGTCCTGGACCGGGACGTCAACGCCGCACGGAACCTGGCCGCGCTGGCGGTCACCGTCGCCGGGAGTGGCTCGGAGACGCGAAACGGACGTGGAGCCGACCGTAAGACCCGCCCCGGCGGGCCGGTGGCTGTGAAACGTCAACCCGGCACCGCCAAAGCGGGCAAGACCGGGACCGTCCCACCGCAAGGTAGGACATCCAATCATGTGCCCGCTTACGCCTCATGA
- a CDS encoding DUF58 domain-containing protein, with translation MGITARGVGLFVAAVALLGVGFRYAYPELTVLGAAAAVAVGYALATAAWRPRLEVERTADPDRVARGEPASMALTVRNTGRLRAASLVAEDRCGDALVPVPLLRLRPGRDTTVRYDVPTRRRGVVPVGPLRLTRRDPLGLVALARPYGGTVPVWVHPRIHLLTAVPTGAGRSLDGRVDTVPHGSITFDSLREYVVGDELRRVHWRTSARVGELMVRENVDTSLPRIVVVLDNRATAHPERVDGAAESFESGCEAAASVVAAAVRADLPVSLMLVAPANGDAPATGGGPLDRLAAVELAEGGEDVLRTAMSRLRQEPLGDTLVFLTGPGGRADLGHVGALRGAYPSVVVGVLGAAEPTPAGTAGLMVVDAADGAEFAAEWDGIRRW, from the coding sequence GTGGGGATCACCGCCCGCGGGGTCGGGCTGTTCGTCGCCGCCGTCGCGCTGCTCGGCGTCGGTTTCCGGTACGCGTACCCGGAGCTGACCGTGCTCGGCGCTGCGGCCGCCGTCGCGGTCGGGTACGCCCTGGCCACCGCCGCCTGGCGGCCCCGGCTGGAGGTGGAGCGCACCGCCGACCCGGACCGGGTGGCCCGGGGTGAGCCGGCCAGCATGGCGCTCACCGTGCGCAACACCGGCCGGCTGCGGGCGGCGAGCCTGGTCGCCGAGGACCGCTGCGGCGACGCGCTGGTGCCGGTGCCGCTGCTGCGGCTGCGCCCCGGCCGGGACACCACGGTTCGCTACGACGTGCCGACCCGCCGCCGGGGCGTGGTGCCGGTCGGCCCGCTGCGACTGACCCGACGCGACCCGCTCGGTCTGGTCGCGCTCGCCCGCCCGTACGGGGGCACGGTGCCGGTCTGGGTGCACCCGCGCATCCACCTGCTGACCGCGGTGCCGACCGGGGCGGGGCGCAGCCTGGACGGGCGGGTCGACACCGTGCCGCACGGCTCGATCACCTTCGACTCGCTGCGGGAGTACGTGGTCGGCGACGAGCTGCGCCGGGTGCACTGGCGGACCAGCGCCCGGGTCGGCGAGCTGATGGTCCGGGAGAATGTGGACACCAGCCTGCCCAGGATCGTGGTGGTGCTGGACAACCGGGCGACCGCGCATCCGGAGCGGGTCGACGGGGCGGCCGAGTCCTTCGAGTCCGGCTGCGAGGCGGCGGCGTCGGTGGTCGCCGCGGCCGTCCGGGCGGACCTGCCGGTGAGCCTGATGCTGGTGGCCCCCGCCAACGGCGACGCCCCGGCCACCGGTGGCGGGCCGTTGGACCGGCTCGCCGCGGTCGAGCTGGCCGAGGGCGGGGAGGACGTGCTGCGTACCGCGATGAGCCGGCTGCGGCAGGAGCCGCTCGGCGACACCCTGGTGTTCCTCACCGGGCCGGGGGGCCGCGCCGACCTGGGGCACGTCGGCGCGCTGCGCGGGGCGTACCCCTCGGTGGTGGTCGGGGTACTCGGCGCGGCGGAGCCGACGCCGGCCGGCACGGCGGGCCTGATGGTCGTGGACGCGGCCGACGGCGCGGAGTTCGCCGCCGAGTGGGACGGGATCCGCCGGTGGTGA